Below is a window of Entomospira culicis DNA.
TTTGTGTTTACATTCGCTGGCAATATCGTTCCACTTAATATTTTTATTCCCGCTAACCAGCTCTGGGAGTAATCGAATAATGTCCGCACGTAAGGAGTCTTTGCCCTTTTTGGCGAATAAGGAGTAGTAGGTAAACCTAATTAAATTTTCTAAAAAATCAATAAAAGATCGATAATACTCTTTGCGTAAATAGACCTTATTACTCTCTTTATTATGCTCCATTCTGGGGAATAGGTAGGCGATAATGGCATATTTAGGAGCCTCTTTTTTGGATGATTCAAGAATCGATAATAGTAAGGCAGTCGTGCGGTGATCGCGTTCTTTGCCCTGTTTTTGCTCGAGCAACCAACTTTCCGTACCTAGAATTTTTTGCAAATCGTCCATGGTGTCTCGCCAGTAACGAGACTTAAGACTATATGCAGAGCTTTGAAAAAACTTTACCAAACCCATCTCATCGGAAATGTCCGTTTGTTTTGCTTTCAACAGATGCATGTGCGATCGAAAAATGGCTACCAAGGAGAGCTCTTTAAACTCATCTACGCCTTCAAGAAGTGCATCCCACGCTTCGATAAATGCTTCTTCTTGATGATCTTCTTCGGCTTTTAAGTATAGCTCTGCTTTGAAGCGTTCGCCTGCATCTAATGGTAAGCCTCGGTCATTGATAGTAGTAAAGATATTGAGGGCTGAATCTTGGTTGTCGGTATGAATTTTTAGGAGAAATACTTTTGATAAGATAACATTAACCCACTGCTTAAGTTCATCTTTGGTATATTGCATGCCATTTTCTGGATCGCAAATTTTCGCTTTAAAGAATTCAAGGTTTTGGTGAAAATTAGGATTCGCAAAAGGAATATGCTTGGATAGAGATTCTAAATCAACTTTTTTAAATGGCTGGTTGATGTCAAAGAGGGTGTTGTGTAAGTGATAGAATTCCGATTTTCCATTAACTTTAGACTCAATGCGAAGACCAAAATACTCATCAATTGAATCTGGTTCGGTTTGAAATAGCACCTGTTTGAGGGTAACATGCTCTGGGAGGTGTTCGTATAGAGCGTAGAGAAATAGTGTAAGTGTGGTGAGGCGTTGTTGCCCATCGATAACTTCAAAAACCTCGTTATTTGGTTTTTTCTCATCGCTATCTACCGTAATAATATTACCTAAAAAGTATGTTCGATCGATTGAGGTGATAGATTCATCTTGGTTAAA
It encodes the following:
- a CDS encoding DUF262 domain-containing protein, which codes for MDKIDAKYASIKSIFQSIVYTIPSYQRPYRWEEGQCETLWSDLEEFFFNQDESITSIDRTYFLGNIITVDSDEKKPNNEVFEVIDGQQRLTTLTLFLYALYEHLPEHVTLKQVLFQTEPDSIDEYFGLRIESKVNGKSEFYHLHNTLFDINQPFKKVDLESLSKHIPFANPNFHQNLEFFKAKICDPENGMQYTKDELKQWVNVILSKVFLLKIHTDNQDSALNIFTTINDRGLPLDAGERFKAELYLKAEEDHQEEAFIEAWDALLEGVDEFKELSLVAIFRSHMHLLKAKQTDISDEMGLVKFFQSSAYSLKSRYWRDTMDDLQKILGTESWLLEQKQGKERDHRTTALLLSILESSKKEAPKYAIIAYLFPRMEHNKESNKVYLRKEYYRSFIDFLENLIRFTYYSLFAKKGKDSLRADIIRLLPELVSGNKNIKWNDIASECKHKDALSNDALKKILDTGISGHTLKAMAMLRTYLAYKQESTPNPKLLPSNVAKIKFDQIIPKELKPEDNESIAKRDLINMQKKIGNLLVIEESGKIPKFTRSDWFSQKRIYLDALEHKTAEIIQFLETFTEENWSKEQFLEHQKNSVSKIYNFLRNYNMSTF